In Streptomyces nodosus, one DNA window encodes the following:
- a CDS encoding Asp23/Gls24 family envelope stress response protein, with the protein MTEMPERNRPETTIEGAAEGTGTRRPTRRGGGDPATRGRTTIADGVVEKIAGLAARDVPGVHALGSSLSRTFGAVRDRVPGGSRATRGVKAEVGEVQTALDLEIVVDYGVAIAQLAREVRENVIAAVERMTGLEVVEANIAVVDVKLPDEEDLELESRLQ; encoded by the coding sequence ATGACCGAGATGCCGGAGCGGAACCGGCCGGAGACGACCATCGAGGGCGCCGCGGAGGGAACCGGCACCCGCAGGCCCACCCGGCGGGGCGGCGGCGATCCCGCCACCCGCGGACGGACCACCATCGCCGACGGCGTGGTGGAGAAGATCGCCGGTCTCGCGGCCCGCGATGTGCCCGGGGTGCACGCCCTGGGCAGCAGCCTCAGCCGCACCTTCGGCGCCGTGCGGGACCGGGTGCCCGGCGGCTCCCGGGCCACCCGGGGAGTGAAGGCCGAGGTCGGCGAGGTGCAGACGGCGCTGGACCTGGAGATCGTCGTCGACTACGGGGTGGCCATCGCCCAACTGGCACGCGAGGTGCGGGAGAACGTGATCGCGGCGGTCGAACGCATGACCGGGCTCGAGGTGGTCGAGGCCAATATCGCGGTCGTCGACGTCAAGCTGCCCGACGAGGAGGACCTGGAACTGGAGTCGCGGCTCCAGTAG
- a CDS encoding enoyl-CoA hydratase/isomerase family protein produces MASLDPVLDKDGVRLTVDDTIATVTLTNPAKRNVQSPALWRALAEAGRVLPGSVRVVVLRAEGKSFSAGLDRQMLTPEGIEGEPTFADLARGGDKELDASIAGFQEAFSWLRRNDLVSVAAVQGHAIGAGFQLALACDLRVVADDAQFAMRETSLGLVPDLTGTHPLVSAVGYARALEICVTGRFVLAEEAVTMGLANLAVPREQLDDTVRDLTSALLAAPRDAVVETKALLRGAQQRTYEEQRAAERAAQARRLRDLAGIGD; encoded by the coding sequence ATGGCTTCGCTCGACCCGGTACTCGACAAGGACGGCGTGCGGCTCACCGTCGACGACACGATCGCCACGGTGACGCTGACCAACCCGGCCAAGCGCAACGTGCAGAGCCCCGCTCTGTGGCGGGCGCTGGCGGAGGCCGGACGCGTTCTCCCCGGTTCCGTGCGGGTGGTCGTGCTGCGCGCCGAGGGCAAGTCGTTCTCGGCGGGGCTCGACCGGCAGATGCTCACGCCCGAGGGGATCGAAGGGGAACCGACCTTCGCCGACCTCGCGCGCGGCGGCGACAAGGAGCTGGACGCGTCCATCGCCGGGTTCCAGGAGGCGTTCAGCTGGTTGCGGCGCAACGACCTGGTGTCCGTCGCGGCCGTCCAGGGCCATGCGATCGGCGCCGGGTTCCAGCTCGCCCTCGCCTGTGATCTGCGTGTCGTCGCGGACGACGCCCAGTTCGCCATGCGGGAGACGAGCCTGGGCCTGGTCCCCGACCTCACCGGCACCCATCCGCTGGTGAGTGCGGTCGGCTATGCCCGTGCGCTGGAGATCTGTGTGACGGGCCGCTTCGTCCTGGCCGAGGAGGCCGTGACCATGGGGCTCGCCAACCTCGCCGTGCCGCGCGAACAACTCGACGACACCGTGCGGGACCTGACCTCCGCGCTGCTCGCCGCGCCCCGGGACGCCGTCGTCGAGACCAAGGCGCTGCTGCGCGGCGCACAGCAGCGGACCTACGAGGAGCAGCGCGCCGCCGAGCGGGCGGCCCAGGCCCGTCGGCTCCGGGACCTGGCCGGCATCGGCGACTAG
- a CDS encoding helix-turn-helix domain-containing protein, translating into MAETLKKGSRVTGAARDKLAADLKKKYDSGASIRALAEETGRSYGFVHRMLSESGVTLRGRGGATRGKKAPSA; encoded by the coding sequence GTGGCCGAGACTCTGAAGAAGGGCAGCCGGGTGACCGGCGCCGCGCGCGACAAGCTCGCGGCAGACCTGAAGAAGAAGTACGACTCCGGTGCGAGCATCCGGGCGCTGGCCGAGGAGACCGGCCGCTCGTATGGCTTCGTTCACCGGATGCTCAGCGAATCGGGAGTCACGCTGCGTGGGCGTGGCGGGGCGACGCGGGGCAAGAAGGCTCCATCGGCCTGA